The genomic interval gctttgctgcaggagggactggtgcacttcacaaaatagatggcatccttagagaggaaaattatgtggatatattgaagcaacatctctagacatcagtcaggaagttaaagacccaagcatacttccaaagttgtgtcaaaatggcttaaggacaacaaagtcatttttgacatttttgttgttgttgagatatCTGAAAAAAGTAGAGCTCACTGCTTTATCAATCAATGTCACACCTTTTTGTTTTTTCAAAATGCTCAACTCAAGTACTATTTATATGTCTTACTGTGTGCTTTTGTCTACATCATACAGAAACAAGAGAAAGTTTTTGACTCCACAGAGGGAACATTGTTCCCGCTGAAGCCCTGGACAGAGTACTGCCTGCAGGTCAATGCATTCAACAAATTGTACAATAAGACCAGCCCATACacacagcaacagtgtgtgaggaCCCTGGGTAAAATTGAGAACCATTTTACACACCATTACATTTAAATCCACATTGTCCCTGAAAAAGGGATCTTTCAGATTTGAGCTTAACATCTATATTGACACCTGCTCTGTTTGTCCCTCTAAGGATATCCTCCGGTGTGGAAGGTGTTGCTGCCTCTGCTGGGCTGTGTAGCTCTGATGACGACAGTGCCTGTCTACAGATGCCACAAAAAGAGAAAAAGTATTGTCTCAAAGCACACATTTCCCAGCAGTATACTGCATAACACACAGGATACAATATCCCTTCTCCTCCTGCCTCGGGAGGAGAGCTGTGTGGCCACAGTTGTGGTGGCTGTACAGGTAGAGCAGACAAGCCAGGGTCAACAGCAACAGGTCAAGGGTCAGGGAGATGTTGAGGCGGAGCAGGACAGTGGCTCCTCCTCCATCCAGAGAGGACAAGGCAGCTCCAGTCAGGACTCTGGGATCTACTCAGGAGAAGACAGTGGAAAGAAGAGCGCAGGATCAACAACAACAAGTCAACCTAAAGAGACCcactgagaagaaaaaaaatggatCCCCATAGCAAACTGCTGTAGAGCAATTAGTGGAATTTTGGGAAGCAGCTTGGATTCACTGTCAAGAGGAGAGCTCTTGGGGAAATTCTCTTTTAGTCAAATGACTTTTTAAGACATTTTTAGACTAGCTATAAGACCCGATGCATTTCTCTAGTTGAGTTTATTGAGTTGCCTGGGAATAATGGCCAATAATGCAGGTTatggaatgtactgtatatgttattATTTTATGTTATTCCCATGCAATAGGagatatgaaatatattttgctcAGATAATTCACAGGCCatttagagttcctctgtgcagtgttcttttgcccatcttaaacttttctttttattgacctgtctgagatatggctttttctttgcaactctgtctagaTGGCCAGCagcccggagtcgcctcttcactgttgacattgagactgaagttttgcgagtactatttaatgaagctgccagttgaggacttgtgaggcgtctgtttctcaaactagatactctaatgtacttgtcctcttgctcagttgtgcaccggggcctcccactcctctttctattctggttagagccagtttgcactgttctgtgaatggAGTCGTACACAGCACGTACAaatattcagtttcttggcaatttctcgcatggaatagctttcatttctcagaacaagaatagactgacgagtttcagaagaaagtactttgtttctggccattttgagcctgtaatcgatcccacaaatgctgatgctccagatactcaactattctaaagaaggcacattttattgcttctttaagcaGGACTACATTTTTCAGCTattctaacataattgcaaaagggttttctaatgatcaattagcatttcaaaatgataaacttggattagctaacacatgccattggaacacaggagtgatggttgctgataatgggcctctgtacgcctacgtagatattccattcaaaatcagtTTCTAtatacaatagtaatttacaactttaacaatgtctacactgtatttcggatcgaTTTTATGTTATTTGAAcccctctgggatatgtgggatgatagcgtcccacctcgccaacagccagtgaaa from Oncorhynchus kisutch isolate 150728-3 linkage group LG26, Okis_V2, whole genome shotgun sequence carries:
- the LOC109870663 gene encoding interferon alpha/beta receptor 1a isoform X2, which produces MKLRLFAWPVFLLAYTVFAALPRPYNVRMDAVNTRYIMKWDWNHSMANHNITFTAQYTFSHKQSDGRSYTGMCIRITEARCDFSRELNFYMGSYILRVRAEGRGQMSDWYMLKFVPDEHADLGPPSHVAFDPGDTMLTVSFREPMTEQNTPMRSVLDMSFSLQYWEKHSPSKKQEKVFDSTEGTLFPLKPWTEYCLQVNAFNKLYNKTSPYTQQQCVRTLGYPPVWKVLLPLLGCVALMTTVPVYRCHKKRKSIVSKHTFPSSILHNTQDTISLLLLPREESCVATVVVAVQVEQTSQGQQQQVKGQGDVEAEQDSGSSSIQRGQGSSSQDSGIYSGEDSGKKSAGSTTTSQPKETH
- the LOC109870663 gene encoding interferon alpha/beta receptor 1a isoform X1, producing MSWFPFLSQHPVLHVSKLSRLGKVFAALPRPYNVRMDAVNTRYIMKWDWNHSMANHNITFTAQYTFSHKQSDGRSYTGMCIRITEARCDFSRELNFYMGSYILRVRAEGRGQMSDWYMLKFVPDEHADLGPPSHVAFDPGDTMLTVSFREPMTEQNTPMRSVLDMSFSLQYWEKHSPSKKQEKVFDSTEGTLFPLKPWTEYCLQVNAFNKLYNKTSPYTQQQCVRTLGYPPVWKVLLPLLGCVALMTTVPVYRCHKKRKSIVSKHTFPSSILHNTQDTISLLLLPREESCVATVVVAVQVEQTSQGQQQQVKGQGDVEAEQDSGSSSIQRGQGSSSQDSGIYSGEDSGKKSAGSTTTSQPKETH